A genomic region of Oenanthe melanoleuca isolate GR-GAL-2019-014 chromosome 25, OMel1.0, whole genome shotgun sequence contains the following coding sequences:
- the LOC130262702 gene encoding tenascin-X-like isoform X1 → MSPFSRRTMPVTLELRLLLLALALRGEAVSPSVSPSVSPSVSPAEPPSETCGAALADVLRRLRELEGHVQALRGHCGDTGGPQAGTGRSVQLCAPPAGGGCACPAPSGQAPPPAPPPPPCPRGCSDQGRCERGRCRCFPGFSGPDCASPACAPGWGGTRCDIEVPWVTPRLASRTPTSLRISWPQPLVPPDGYRVTLVPLDDPVAMTTHELPSSAVAFSVTGLSPGRPFELLVQARRGPHLGAPGVLRLRTALIPPVPHYEGSPGSPQGSLGSPAVAPSAREPPESPGSPGSPVSPLSPDLSLGSPTSLGSPASPAARGSLGSPAPSRSSVSPQSPESPASPESPGSPVSPDFSVSPASPESPVFPGSTPPPWSPVSPLSPGIPSLQDLVARLSTYSGSLLQRLESHLRATNYPLRGNQTVPGVARAILAYILRRHPALGRGQGSTGESGNQEPVPEWGDMDGVKLTEPWRDVGKTAAEEPEELPLPSEEQKHPKLQTETPPSDALPVQAVLGELRVSSVSPDSVQLQWSVPRGSFDSFTLQYRDAQGQPQALPMDGGSRWVTVPGLSPSRRYRFHLYGLRGGKRIDHVSTEVTTAAEEPEELPLPTEEPQHEKPQTEAPTSEAAPVQAVLGELRVSSVSPDSVQLQWSVPRGSFDSFTLQYRDAQGQPQALPMDGGSRWVTVPGLSPSRRYRFHLYGLRGGKRTDRVSTDIVTASEDPLPLEKPQEEKLQTESPSSEAPPVRPALGELRVSSVSPDSVQLQWTVPEGSFDSFTLQYRDAQGQPQALPMDGGSRWVTVPGLSPSRRYRFHLYGLRGRKKIDHVSTEVTTAAEEPEELPLPTEEPQHEKPQTEAPTSEAAPVQAVLGELRVSSVSPDSVQLQWSVPRGSFDSFTLQYRDAQGQPQALPMDGGSRWVTVPGLSPSRRYRFHLYGLRGRKRIDHVSTEVMTASEELLPSEEPQQEKPKTDSTASEAPPVRPALGELKVSSVSPDSVQLQWSVPRGSFDSFTLQYRDAQGQPQALPMDGGSRSVTVPGLSPSRRYRFHLYGLRGGKRTDRVSTDIVTASEDPLPLEEPQEEKLQTESPSSEAPPVRPALGELKVSSVSPDSVQLQWTVLEGSFDSFTLQYRDAQGQPQALPMDGGSRWVTVPGLSPSRRYRFHLYGLRGGKRIDHVSTEAETATDKPEEPPSPSEEPQSEAPPTEEQPEQPQTEQPQTEQPQTELPPVRPVLGELRVSSVSPDSVQLQWSVPRGSFDSFTLQYRDAQGQPQALPMDGGSRWVTVPGLSPSRRYRFHLYGLRGGKRTDRVSTDILTASEELLPSEEPQQEKPKTESPASEAPPVRPALGELKVSSVSPDSVQLQWTVPEGSFDSFTLQYRDAQGQPQALPMDGGSRWVTVPGLSPSRRYRFHLYGLRGGKSIDHVSTEAVTATDKPEEPPSPSEEPQSEAPPTEEQPEQPQTEQPQTELPPVRAVLGELRVSSVSPDSVQLQWSVPRGSFDSFTLQYRDAQGQPQALPMDGGSRSVTVPGLSPSRRYRFHLYGLRGGKRTDRVSTDILTASEDPLPLEEPQEEKLQTESPSSEAPPVRPALGELRVSSVSPDSVQLQWSVPRGSFDSFTLQYRDAQGQPQALPMDGGSRSVTVPGLSPSRRYRFHLYGLRGGKRTDRVSTDIVTASEELLPSEEPQQEKPKTESPASEAPPVRPALGELKVSSVSPDSVQLQWTVPEGSFDSFTLQYRDAQGQPQALPMDGGSRWVTVPGLSPSRRYRFHLYGLRGGKSIDHVSTDIVTDAAVTEQLPLPSVEPQPEEHKPEQHQTEQPQTQQPQTEQPQTEKPQTEAPTSEAAPVQAVLGELRVSSVSPDSVQLQWSVPRGSFDSFTLQYRDAQGQPQALPMDGGSRWVTVPGLSPSRRYRFHLYGLRGGKRTDRVSTDILTASEDPLPLEEPQEEKLQTESPSSEAPPVRPALGELRVSSVSPDSVQLQWTVLEGSFDSFTLQYRDAQGQPQALPMDGGSRWVTVPGLSPSRRYRFHLYGLRGGKKIDHVSTEVTTAAEEPEELPLPTEEPQHEKPQTEAPTSEAAPVQAVLGELRVSSVSPDSVQLQWSVPRGSFDSFTLQYRDAQGQPQALPMDGGSRWVTVPGLSPSRRYRFHLYGLRGRKKIDHVSTEVMTASEELLPSEEPQQEKPKTESPASEAPPVQPALGELKVSSVSPDSVQLHWSVPRGSFDSFTLQYRDAQGQPQALPMDGGSRWVTVPGLSPSRRYRFHLYGLRGGKRIDHVSTEAVTATDKPEEPPSPSEEPQSEAPPTEEQPEQPQTEQPQTEQPQNELPLVRPVLGELRVSSVSPDSVQLQWSVPRGSFDSFTLQYRDAQGQPQALPMDGGSRWVTVPGLSPSRRYRFHLYGLRGGKRTDRVSTDILTDAAVTEQLPLPSVEPQPEEHKPEQHQTEKPQTEAAPVRAVLGELKVSSVSPDSVQLQWSVPRGSFDSFTLQYRDAQGQPQALPMDGGSRWVTVPGLSPSRRYRFHLYGLRGGKRIDHVSTEAVTGAPGTLWVGSVWPRSAQLHWDPPQTPPDGYELQYGPPGGAQQTLWLPPEARSQQLWGLEPAGRYGVRLWGRGGAPQSAPLETTFDTPPLPHPHPRDCAEEQRNGPGPSRETLIFLGGDPARPLRVFCDMETDGGGWLVFQRRQDGSTDFWRGWESYARGFGNVSGEFWLGNEALHALTAAARSELRVDLRSGRDSAFATYRDFAVGSAAERYRLRVGAFGGTAGDALSYHSGSPFSTRDRDSRDPRDRRDPSGRPHPPPCAVAYGGAWWYRNCHYANLNGLYGTPRDHRGIHWFPWKGFNVSIPFTEMKLRPQRD, encoded by the exons atgtccccgttTTCCCGCAGGACGATGCCGGTGACCCTGGAACTGCGGCTCCTTCTGCTGGCGCTGGCGCTGCGGGGTGAGGCCGTGTCCCCCTCGGTGTCCCCCTCGGTGTCCCCCTCGGTGTCGCCTGCCGAGCCGCCCTCCGAGACGTGCGGGGCAGCGCTGGCCGATGTGCTGCGGCGGCTGCGGGAGCTCGAGGGACACGTGCAGGCGCTGaggggacactgcggggacacggggggaccCCAGGCCGGCACAG GCCGGTCggtgcagctctgtgcccccccCGCCGGcgggggctgtgcctgccccgCCCCGTCGGGCCAGGccccccccccggccccgccgcccccgccgtgtccccgcggCTGCAGTGACCAGGGCCGGTGCGAGCGCGGCCGCTGCCGCTGCTTCCCGGGCTTCAGCGGCCCCGACTGCGCCAGCCCCGCCTGCGCCCCGGGCTGGGGCGGGACCCGCTGCGACATCG aGGTGCCCTGGGTGACACCACGGTTGGCCTCCCGCACCCCGACGTCCCTGCGCATCTCGTGGCCCCAGCCCCTCGTTCCTCCTGATGGCTACCGGGTGACACTTGTCCCCCTG gatgACCCTGTGGCCATGACAACGCACgagctgcccagctctgctgtcgCCTTCTCAGtgacagggctgtccccaggccgCCCCTTCGAGCTGCTGGTCCAAGCCCGGCGGGGGCCACACCTGGGGGCACCCGGGGTGCTGCGTCTGCGCACAG CTCTCATCCCACCTGTGCCCCACTACGAGGGGTCCCCAGGGTCGCCTCAGGGCtccctggggtccccagcagtggcaccaTCAGCCCGAGAGCCCCCAGAgtccccagggtccccaggATCACCAGTGTCACCCCTATCACCAGACTTGTCCTTGGGATCACCCACGTCTTTGGGgtcaccagcatccccagcagctcGAGGGtccctggggtccccagcacccTCGAGGTCATCAGTGTCACCACAATCCCCAGAGTCACCAGCATCACCAGAATCCCCAGggtcaccagtgtcaccagaTTTCTCGGTGTCACCAGCGTCCCCAGAGTCCCCAGTGTTTCCAGGGTCCACGCCACCGCCGtggtccccagtgtccccactgtccccaggcatcccctccctgcaggaccTGGTGGCCCGGCTGTCCACGTACAgtggctccctgctccagcGCCTCGAGAGCCACCTCAGGGCCACCAACTACCCACTCCGTGGCAACCAGACAGTGCCAGGGGTGGCCCGTGCCATCCTGGCCTACATCCTGCGCCGACACCCcgccctggggaggggacagggatccaCGG GGGAGAGTGGAAACCAGGAGCCAGTGCCGGAATGGGGGGACATGGATGGGGTGAAGCTGACAGAGCCATGGAGGGACGTGGGGAAAACAG CTGCAGAAGAGCCAGAGGAACTGCCCCTGCCCTCAGAGGAGCAAAAACATCCGAAACTTCAAACTGAGACACCCCCATCTGATGCCCTCCCGGTGCAGGcggtgctgggggagctgagggTGTCCAGTGTCAGCCCAgactctgtgcagctgcagtggagcGTCCCCAGGGGCTCCTTTGACTCCTTCACGCTGCAGTACCGGGatgcccagggccagccccaggccctgcccatGGATGGAGGGTCCCGCTGGGtgacagtgccagggctgtcaCCATCCCGCCGGTACCGCTTCCACCTCTACGGGCtgaggggagggaagaggatTGACCATGTCTCCACTGAGGTCACAACAG CTGCAGAAGAGCCAGAGGAACTGCCCCTGCCCACAGAGGAGCCACAGCATGAGAAACCCCAAACTGAGGCACCCACATCTgaggctgctccagtgcaggcggtgctgggggagctgagggTGTCCAGTGTCAGCCCAgactctgtgcagctgcagtggagcGTCCCCAGGGGCTCCTTTGACTCCTTCACGCTGCAGTACCGGGatgcccagggccagccccaggccctgcccatGGATGGAGGGTCCCGCTGGGtgacagtgccagggctgtcaCCATCCCGCCGGTACCGCTTCCACCTCTACGGGCTGAGGGGAGGCAAAAGGACTGACCGTGTCTCCACTGACATCGTCACAG CGAGTGAAGACCCTTTGCCCTTAGAGAAGCCCCaagaggagaagctgcagacCGAGTCTCCTTCATCTGAGGCACCCCCGGTGCGACCAGcgctgggagagctgagggtgTCCAGTGTCAGCCCAgactctgtgcagctgcagtggacAGTCCCTGAGGGCTCCTTTGACTCCTTCACGCTGCAGTACCGGGatgcccagggccagccccaggccctgcccatGGATGGAGGGTCCCGCTGGGtgacagtgccagggctgtcaCCATCCCGCCGGTACCGCTTCCACCTCTACGGGCTGAGGGGCAGGAAGAAGATTGATCATGTCTCCACTGAGGTCACAACAG CTGCAGAAGAGCCAGAGGAACTGCCCCTGCCCACAGAGGAGCCGCAGCATGAGAAACCCCAAACTGAGGCACCCACATCTgaggctgctccagtgcaggcggtgctgggggagctgagggTGTCCAGTGTCAGCCCAgactctgtgcagctgcagtggagcGTCCCCAGGGGCTCCTTTGACTCCTTCACGCTGCAGTACCGGGatgcccagggccagccccaggccctgcccatGGATGGAGGGTCCCGCTGGGtgacagtgccagggctgtcaCCATCCCGCCGGTACCGCTTCCACCTCTACGGGCTGAGGGGCAGGAAGAGGATTGACCATGTCTCCACTGAGGTCATGACAG CGAGTGAAGAACTCCTGCCCTcagaggagccccagcaggAGAAGCCCAAAACTGACTCCACTGCATCTGAGGCACCCCCAGTTCGACCAGCGCTTGGAGAGCTGAAAGTCTCCAGTGTCAGCCCAgactctgtgcagctgcagtggagcGTCCCCAGGGGCTCCTTTGACTCCTTCACGCTGCAGTACCGGGatgcccagggccagccccaggccctgcccatGGATGGAGGGTCCCGCTCGGtgacagtgccagggctgtcaCCATCCCGCCGGTACCGCTTCCACCTCTACGGGCTGAGGGGAGGCAAAAGGACTGACCGTGTCTCCACTGACATCGTCACAG CGAGTGAAGACCCTTTGCCCTTAGAGGAGCCCCaagaggagaagctgcagacTGAGTCTCCTTCATCTGAGGCACCCCCGGTGCGACCAGCGCTGGGAGAGCTGAAAGTCTCCAGTGTCAGCCCAgactctgtgcagctgcagtggacAGTCCTTGAGGGCTCCTTTGACTCCTTCACGCTGCAGTACCGGGatgcccagggccagccccaggccctgcccatGGATGGAGGGTCCCGCTGGGtgacagtgccagggctgtcaCCATCCCGCCGGTACCGCTTCCACCTCTACGGGCtgaggggagggaagaggatTGACCATGTCTCCACTGAGGCTGAGACAG CCACAGACAAGCCAGAGGAGCCACCCTCACCATCAGAGGAGCCCCAAAGTGAAGCCCCACCAACtgaggagcagcctgagcagccccaaaCTGAGCAGCCCCAAACTGAGCAGCCCCAAACTGAGCTCCCCCCGGTGCGaccagtgctgggggagctgagggTGTCCAGTGTCAGCCCAgactctgtgcagctgcagtggagcGTCCCCAGGGGCTCCTTTGACTCCTTCACGCTGCAGTACCGGGatgcccagggccagccccaggccctgcccatGGATGGAGGGTCCCGCTGGGtgacagtgccagggctgtcaCCATCCCGCCGGTACCGCTTCCACCTCTACGGGCTGAGGGGAGGCAAAAGGACTGACCGTGTCTCCACTGACATCCTCACAG CGAGTGAAGAACTCCTGCCCTcagaggagccccagcaggAGAAGCCCAAAACCGAATCCCCTGCATCTGAGGCACCCCCAGTTCGACCAGCGCTGGGAGAGCTGAAAGTCTCCAGTGTCAGCCCAgactctgtgcagctgcagtggacAGTCCCTGAGGGCTCCTTTGACTCCTTCACGCTGCAGTACCGGGatgcccagggccagccccaggccctgcccatGGATGGAGGGTCCCGCTGGGtgacagtgccagggctgtcaCCATCCCGCCGGTACCGCTTCCACCTCTACGGGCTCAGGGGAGGGAAGAGCATTGACCATGTCTCCACTGAGGCTGTGACAG CCACAGACAAGCCAGAGGAGCCACCCTCACCATCAGAGGAGCCCCAGAGTGAAGCCCCACCAACtgaggagcagcctgagcagccccaaaCTGAGCAGCCCCAAACTGAACTCCCCCCAGTgcgggcagtgctgggggagctgagggTGTCCAGTGTCAGCCCAgactctgtgcagctgcagtggagcGTCCCCAGGGGCTCCTTTGACTCCTTCACGCTGCAGTACCGGGatgcccagggccagccccaggccctgcccatGGATGGAGGGTCCCGCTCGGtgacagtgccagggctgtcaCCATCCCGCCGGTACCGCTTCCACCTCTACGGGCTGAGGGGAGGCAAAAGGACTGACCGTGTCTCCACTGACATCCTCACAG CGAGTGAAGACCCTTTGCCCTTAGAGGAGCcccaggaggagaagctgcagacCGAGTCTCCTTCATCTGAGGCACCCCCGGTGCGACCAGcgctgggagagctgagggtgTCCAGTGTCAGCCCAgactctgtgcagctgcagtggagcGTCCCCAGGGGCTCCTTTGACTCCTTCACGCTGCAGTACCGGGatgcccagggccagccccaggccctgcccatGGATGGAGGGTCCCGCTCGGtgacagtgccagggctgtcaCCATCCCGCCGGTACCGCTTCCACCTCTACGGGCTGAGGGGAGGCAAAAGGACTGACCGTGTCTCCACTGACATCGTCACAG CGAGTGAAGAACTCCTGCCCTcagaggagccccagcaggAGAAGCCCAAAACCGAATCCCCTGCATCTGAGGCACCCCCAGTTCGACCAGCGCTGGGAGAGCTGAAAGTCTCCAGTGTCAGCCCAgactctgtgcagctgcagtggacAGTCCCTGAGGGCTCCTTTGACTCCTTCACGCTGCAGTACCGGGatgcccagggccagccccaggccctgcccatGGATGGAGGGTCCCGCTGGGtgacagtgccagggctgtcaCCATCCCGCCGGTACCGCTTCCACCTCTACGGGCTCAGGGGAGGGAAGAGCATTGACCATGTCTCCACTGACATCGTCACAG atgcagcagtgacagagcagctgccccTACCCTCAGTGGAGCCCCAGCCTGAGGAACACAAACCTGAGCAACACCAAACTGAGCAGCCCCAAACTCAGCAACCCCAAACTGAGCAACCCCAAactgag AAACCCCAAACTGAGGCACCCACATCTgaggctgctccagtgcaggcggtgctgggggagctgagggTGTCCAGTGTCAGCCCAgactctgtgcagctgcagtggagcGTCCCCAGGGGCTCCTTTGACTCCTTCACGCTGCAGTACCGGGatgcccagggccagccccaggccctgcccatGGATGGAGGGTCCCGCTGGGtgacagtgccagggctgtcaCCATCCCGCCGGTACCGCTTCCACCTCTACGGGCTGAGGGGAGGCAAAAGGACTGACCGTGTCTCCACTGACATCCTCACAG CGAGTGAAGACCCTTTGCCCTTAGAGGAGCCCCaagaggagaagctgcagacCGAGTCTCCTTCATCTGAGGCACCCCCGGTGCGACCAGcgctgggagagctgagggtgTCCAGTGTCAGCCCAgactctgtgcagctgcagtggacAGTCCTTGAGGGCTCCTTTGACTCCTTCACGCTGCAGTACCGGGatgcccagggccagccccaggccctgcccatGGATGGAGGGTCCCGCTGGGtgacagtgccagggctgtcaCCATCCCGCCGGTACCGCTTCCACCTCTACGGGCTGAGGGGAGGGAAGAAGATTGATCATGTCTCCACTGAGGTCACAACAG CTGCAGAAGAGCCAGAGGAACTGCCCCTGCCCACAGAGGAGCCACAGCATGAGAAACCCCAAACTGAGGCACCCACATCTgaggctgctccagtgcaggcggtgctgggggagctgagggTGTCCAGTGTCAGCCCAgactctgtgcagctgcagtggagcGTCCCCAGGGGCTCCTTTGACTCCTTCACGCTGCAGTACCGGGatgcccagggccagccccaggccctgcccatGGATGGAGGGTCCCGCTGGGtgacagtgccagggctgtcaCCATCCCGCCGGTACCGCTTCCACCTCTACGGGCTGAGGGGCAGGAAGAAGATTGACCATGTCTCCACTGAGGTCATGACAG CGAGTGAAGAACTCCTGCCCTcagaggagccccagcaggAGAAGCCCAAAACCGAATCCCCTGCATCTGAGGCACCCCCAGTTCAACCAGCGCTGGGAGAGCTGAAAGTCTCCAGTGTCAGCCCAgactctgtgcagctgcactggAGCGTCCCCAGGGGCTCCTTTGACTCCTTCACGCTGCAGTACCGGGatgcccagggccagccccaggccctgcccatGGATGGAGGGTCCCGCTGGGtgacagtgccagggctgtcaCCATCCCGCCGGTACCGCTTCCACCTCTACGGGCtcaggggagggaagaggatTGACCATGTCTCCACTGAGGCTGTGACAG CCACAGACAAGCCAGAGGAGCCACCCTCACCATCAGAGGAGCCCCAAAGTGAAGCCCCACCAACtgaggagcagcctgagcagccccaaaCTGAGCAGCCCCAAACTGAGCAGCCCCAAAATGAGCTGCCCCTGGTGCGaccagtgctgggggagctgagggTGTCCAGTGTCAGCCCAgactctgtgcagctgcagtggagcGTCCCCAGGGGCTCCTTTGACTCCTTCACGCTGCAGTACCGGGatgcccagggccagccccaggccctgcccatGGATGGAGGGTCCCGCTGGGtgacagtgccagggctgtcaCCATCCCGCCGGTACCGCTTCCACCTCTACGGGCTGAGGGGAGGCAAAAGGACTGACCGTGTCTCCACTGACATCCTCACAG atgcagcagtgacagagcagctgccccTACCCTCAGTGGAGCCCCAGCCTGAGGAACACAAACCTGAGCAACACCAAACTGAGAAACCCCAAACTGAGGCTGCCCCTGTgcgggcagtgctgggggagctgaaAGTCTCCAGTGTCAGCCCAgactctgtgcagctgcagtggagcGTCCCCAGGGGCTCCTTTGACTCCTTCACGCTGCAGTACCGGGatgcccagggccagccccaggccctgcccatGGATGGAGGGTCCCGCTGGGtgacagtgccagggctgtcaCCATCCCGCCGGTACCGCTTCCACCTCTACGGGCTGAGGGGCGGGAAGAGGATTGACCATGTCTCCACTGAGGCTGTGAcag GCGCCCCCGGGACCCTCTGGGTGGGCTCCGTGTGGCCCCGCAGTGCCCAGCTGCACTGGGACCCCCCACAAACCCCCCCTGATGGCTACGAGCTGCAGTATGGCCCCCCCGGGGGGGCCCAGCAG ACCCTGTGGCTGCCCCCCGAGGCCAGGTcgcagcagctctgggggctggagcCGGCCGGACGCTACGGGGTGCGGCTGTGGGGCCGGGGGGGAGCCCCCCAGAGCGCCCCCCTGGAGACCACCTTCGACACGC CGCCCCTGCCGCACCCGCACCCCCGGGACTGCGCCGAGGAGCAGCGGAACGGGCCCGGGCCCTCGCGGGAGACCCTCATCTTCCTCGGGGGGGACCCCGCCCGGCCCCTCCGCGTCTTCTGCGACATGGAGACGGACGGCGGCGGCTGGCTG GTGTTCCAGCGCCGCCAGGATGGCAGCACCGATTTTTGGAGGGGGTGGGAGTCGTACGCCCGCGGCTTCGGCAACGTCAGCGGCGAGTTCTGGCTCG GGAACGAGGCGCTGCACGCGCTGACGGCCGCGGCCCGCTCGGAGCTGCGCGTTGACCTGCGGAGCGGCCGCGACTCCGCCTTCGCCACCTATCGCGACTTCGCTGTCGGCAGCGCCGCGGAGCGATACCGGCTGCGGGTGGGGGCGTTCGGCGGCACCGCGG GCGACGCCCTCTCCTACCACTCGGGCAGCCCCTTCTCCACGCGGGACCGGGACTCGCGGGACCCTCGGGACCGCCGGGACCCCTCGGGGCGCCCCCACCCCCCGCCCTGCGCCGTGGCCTACGGGGGGGCCTGGTGGTACCGGAACTGCCACTACGCGAACCTGAACGGGCTGTACGGGACCCCCCGGGACCACCGG GGCATCCACTGGTTCCCCTGGAAAGGCTTCAACGTCTCCATCCCCTTCACCGAGATGAAGCTGCGGCCCCAGCGAGACTGA